In Minwuia thermotolerans, the sequence AGCCGTCCCGGACATGCGCCGGGGGAGAACCCATGGCCGGGAAATTTGGGGAGGCACGAGCTATGCAAGACGAAAGGCGCTCCCAGGAAACGTGGCCGATCCGTCTTCACAGGGCCTATGGCGGCAAGATCCAGACCCTCCCCAAGGTACCCATGGCCAGCTTCGACGAAGTCGCCGTCTGGTACACGCCGGGCGTCGCCGACGCCTGCCGCGCGATTGCCACCGACCCTGAGGCGGTCTGGTCGCTGACCAACCGCGCCAACAGCGTGGCGGTGCTGTCTGATGGCAGCCGCGTCCTCGGCCTCGGCGATATCGGTCCCGAAGCGGGCTTGCCGGTAATGGAAGGCAAGGCGCTGCTGCTCAAGTATTTCGGCGGCGTCGACGGCGTGCCTCTCTGCGTCGGTACGCACACGGTCGACGGTATCGTGGCCGCCGCGCGCGCCGTGGCGCCTTCCTTCGGCGGGATCAATCTCGAGGACATAGCCCAGCCCAAGTGCTTCCGCGTGCTGGCGGCGCTGCGCGAGGATACCGGCATCCCCGTCTGGCATGACGATCAGCAGGGGACAGCGATGGTCGCTCTGGCGGGCCTCCGGAACGCGCTCCGGATCGTCAGCAAGGACCTCCACGCAGTCCGCATTGCGCTTGTGGGCATCGGCGCGGCCAACACGGCCGTCTACAATCTGCTTCGCGCCGAGGGCGTCGAGGGCCGGCAGGTTATTGCCTGCGACAGCGTCGGGACGCTCCATGCGGGCCGCGCCGACATCGAGGGGAAGGCCAACCTGCTGACTGAAAAGTGGGCGATCTGCAGCGAAACCAACGCAGAGCGGGTGTCGGGCGGCATCGAAGCCGCGCTGAACGGCGCCGACGTCTGTCTCGCATTCTCGAAGCCGGGGCCCGATACCATCCGTCCGGAATGGATCGGCCGCATGGCGTCCGACGCCATCGTCTTCGCCTGCGCCAATCCGGTGCCGGAAATCGACCCCACGGCGGCGCTCCGGGCGGGTGCGCGGCTGGTGGCGACCGGCCGCAGCGACTTCCCGAACCAGGTCAATAACTCCCTGGCTTTTCCCGGCGTCTTCCGGGGCGCACTGGATGTCCGCGCGCGGATGATCAGTGACCCGATGGCGCGCGCAGGCGCTGCCGCGCTGTCCGAAGCCGTTCCCGAGCGCAGCCTGGGCGAGCGCAGTATCCTGCCGCGCACCGACGACATCCATATTGCCGCGCGGGTCGCTGCGGCCGTCGGATCGGCGGCTCTGTCGGAAGGGCTGGCGCGGATCGAACTGAGCAAGGCCGAACTGTTCGAGGGCGCGGTGCGGCGGATCGAGGCCGCCCGGGCGGCGACGCACGCACTCGTCGAAACCGGCCATATCGCTGCGCTGCCGGAGAATCGCTGATGGAGGCATCCGTGACGCCATATCCCGTCATCCAGAAAACGGTTGCCGAACGCGAAGGCGCCAACCTCGGAAACTACGAACAGGCCGCTTCCGCATTTGACTGGAACGTCGCGCGCGCCTTGCTGGACGGGCTCACCGGCGGCGGACTCAACATCGCCTTCGAGGCTGTCGACCGCCACGTCCTCCACGGCCGCGGCGGCAAGGCCGCCCTGCGCTGGATTGGCCGCGACGGCGCCGCTACGACATATACATACGAGGATCTGCGGCAGGCTACCAACCGCTTCGCCAGCCTGCTGGCGAGCCTCGGGGTTCGCCCCGGCGAGACCGTCTTCGGGCTCATGGGCAGGGAGCCCCAACTGTATGTCGCCGCCCTGGGAACACTGAAGGCCGGCGCCGTCTTCTCACCACTGTTCTCGGCCTTCGGGCCGGAGCCGATCCGGACGCGCATGGAGATCGGAGACGCCCGGGTCCTGATCACCACCGAGCGCCTCTACCGCCGCAAGGTCGCCACTTGGCACACGGAGATTCCCGGTCTTCGCCATGTGCTGCTGCTGGGCGGCGACGATCTGCCGGAAGGCTGCCTCAGCCTCGAGCCCGCGCTCGCCCGGTCTTCGCCGGAATTCCAGACTGTCGCGACACGTCCCCAGGACACGGCCCTTATCCATTTTACCTCCGGCACCACCGGCCGGCCGAAGGGCGCCGTCCATGTCCACGAGGCAGTCGTCGCGCACAACATCACCGGGCGTGTGGCGCTGGACCTGCACGAAGACGATGTTTTCTGGTGCACGGCGGATCCGGGTTGGGTCACGGGAACCTCCTACGGGATCATCTCGCCGCTGACGAATGGCTGCACGATGATTGTCGACCACGAAGAGTTCGATGCCGAGCGCTGGTATCGCATCCTTCAGGATCAAGCGGTGACCGTCTGGTACACCGCGCCGACAGCCATCCGCATGCTGATGAAGACGGGGGCTGAGGTCGCCGCGAAGTACGATCTCTCGAAGCTGCGTTTCCTGTCCAGCGTGGGCGAGCCGCTCAATCCCGAGGCCGTGGTCTGGAGCAAGGAGACCTTCGGACGGCCATTCCACGACAACTGGTGGCAGACGGAGACCGGCGGGATCATGATCGCCAATTATGCCGCGATGGATGTGAAGCCGGGCTCCATGGGCCGGCCCCTGCCCGGTATCGAGGCGGCGGTCGTGGAACGCACCGAAAGCGGCGTCCGCGTGATCGAGACGCCGGACGAGGAAGGCGAACTGGCCCTCCGGGCCGGCTGGCCTTCAATGATGCGGGCCTATCTGAACGAGCCGGAACGTTATGCGAAGTGCTTCCGCCAGGGCTGGTATCTGACCGACGACCTCGTCCGCCGCGACGCGGACGGATATTTCTGGTTCGTCGGCCGCGCCGACGACGTGATCAAGAGCGCCGGCCATCTGATCGGCCCCTTCGAGGTTGAAAGTGCGCTGATGGAGCACCCGGCGGTGGCCGAGGCAGGCGTGATCGGCATTCCCGATCCGATCGCCGGCGAGGTGGTCAAGGCCTTCGTTACGCTGAATTCCGGTTTCGAGGGCGACGAGGTGCTGCAGCGTGAGTTGA encodes:
- a CDS encoding NAD(P)-dependent malic enzyme gives rise to the protein MQDERRSQETWPIRLHRAYGGKIQTLPKVPMASFDEVAVWYTPGVADACRAIATDPEAVWSLTNRANSVAVLSDGSRVLGLGDIGPEAGLPVMEGKALLLKYFGGVDGVPLCVGTHTVDGIVAAARAVAPSFGGINLEDIAQPKCFRVLAALREDTGIPVWHDDQQGTAMVALAGLRNALRIVSKDLHAVRIALVGIGAANTAVYNLLRAEGVEGRQVIACDSVGTLHAGRADIEGKANLLTEKWAICSETNAERVSGGIEAALNGADVCLAFSKPGPDTIRPEWIGRMASDAIVFACANPVPEIDPTAALRAGARLVATGRSDFPNQVNNSLAFPGVFRGALDVRARMISDPMARAGAAALSEAVPERSLGERSILPRTDDIHIAARVAAAVGSAALSEGLARIELSKAELFEGAVRRIEAARAATHALVETGHIAALPENR
- the acsA gene encoding acetate--CoA ligase, which codes for MEASVTPYPVIQKTVAEREGANLGNYEQAASAFDWNVARALLDGLTGGGLNIAFEAVDRHVLHGRGGKAALRWIGRDGAATTYTYEDLRQATNRFASLLASLGVRPGETVFGLMGREPQLYVAALGTLKAGAVFSPLFSAFGPEPIRTRMEIGDARVLITTERLYRRKVATWHTEIPGLRHVLLLGGDDLPEGCLSLEPALARSSPEFQTVATRPQDTALIHFTSGTTGRPKGAVHVHEAVVAHNITGRVALDLHEDDVFWCTADPGWVTGTSYGIISPLTNGCTMIVDHEEFDAERWYRILQDQAVTVWYTAPTAIRMLMKTGAEVAAKYDLSKLRFLSSVGEPLNPEAVVWSKETFGRPFHDNWWQTETGGIMIANYAAMDVKPGSMGRPLPGIEAAVVERTESGVRVIETPDEEGELALRAGWPSMMRAYLNEPERYAKCFRQGWYLTDDLVRRDADGYFWFVGRADDVIKSAGHLIGPFEVESALMEHPAVAEAGVIGIPDPIAGEVVKAFVTLNSGFEGDEVLQRELIGHARKRLGPAVAPRAIAFRANLPKTRSGKIMRRLLKARELGLSEGDISTLESDEKK